CCAGGGCTGCGATCATCGAGAACGCGCTGAGCCAGCCGAACAGCCGCAGCGACGGCAGGTCGGAGAACACGGTGACGACGAGGCCGCAGGCCAGCACCACCGTGGTCAGGATCAGCGCCGGACCGACCAGCACGGTGGCGCGCTCGACCGCCAGTTCCGGCGTGACGCCCGGCTTGCTCTCCAGCCGCAACCGGTTGAGGAAGTGGATGGTGGCGCTCAATCCGAGGCCGAACGACACCGTCAGCGCGACCACGCTGGCGAATTGCAGCCCCTCGCCCAATATCCACAGCACCGTACCCGATGCCACGACCGGGAAAATGCCGGGCAGGATGCAGGAGAACATCACCACGACCGAGCGGAATGCCAAGCCGATAAAGATCGCGACCAGCAGGAATTCCACCGTCAGGCCGTGGTTGAGTTTCGAGATCATGTTGGCGCTGTTGCGCGCGGCGATCGCCGACAGGCCGGTGACCGCGATTTCGAAGCCGGGATGCTCGGCCCTCACCGTGTCGAGCGCCTTGTCGAGCTTGTCGATCACAGGAAGGATTTCGCTGGAATCAAGATCGGGCACGCGCCCCGAAACCACCACTGCATCCTGATCAGCCGAGATGAAGCGGCGGACCAGATGTTCCGGGATAACGCTGACATATTCCTTCAGTGTCGCGACATCGTTGCTCCCCGCCTTCTCGGCGAGCCAGCGGCGCAGGGTTTCGAGCGACCAGACGTTGCCGACGCCGGCCGATTTCTCGACCATCGCGTGAACCTCGGCGATCGTCTTCAAGGTATCCGGCGCATAGAGCGAGGCGCCCTTGGGGAATTCGATCAGCACGTCGATCGGATTGGCGCCGGTGAGCTTGGCGTCGAGACGGCTGGACGCCGCCACGGCCTGCCGCTTGTCCGGCACCTGGTCGGCAAGCCGGTAGCGCGGCTCCAGCGTGGCGTAGATGTAGCCGAGGCCGGCGACGAGGACCAACGCAAGCAGGCTGAACAGCCCGGGGCGGCCCACCATGCGCACCGCGATCCAGTAGCAGAAATTGCGCAGCGCCTGCACGCCGGCATCCGCGCTCTGGAATTTTACCGCGAAAATCTTTTCGTTGCGGACGAACAGGACGCCGAACACCGGCACCAGCGACAGCACCGCAATCAGCGCGATGATGGTGGCGGCAAGTCCGGCCTCGCCGAACTTTCGGATCAGTTCGGAATCGGAGAATTGCAAAGCGATGAACGAAATGCCGGCGGTGCCGTGGGTCAGCACGCAGGCCGGCCCCACCACCAGCACGGCGTTGGTGAACGCCGTGAGCTTGTCCTGTCCCGCGATCAGGCGATCGCGCGCGGCAAACGTCAGCTGCATCGAGTCCGAGAAGCTGATCACCATGATGAGCGGCGTCATCACGTTCAGGAACATGTTGAGGTTGAAACCGGCCCAGCCGAGGCCACCGAGCGCGAGCAGGATCGCGATGATCGGCGGGAACGCGGCGACCACCATGAACGATATCTTGCGGAAGAAGATGATCGCGATGATGCAGCCGGCCAGAATGCCGAGGATGTTGTAGGTCAGCCCGTCGCGCTTGACCGCGTTGCGGATCTCAAGCTGCATCACGGGAACGCCGGAGAGCTGGGCGTTGAGACCGCTGCCGGCGAGATCCTCGGCCATGATCTTCCGTATTTCGCCGACCACCTTGCCGAGATCGTTTGAGGAAACGACCTTCGGCTCCAGCGACAATACGATCAGCGCCAGCGTGCCATCCTCCGACAACAGCTTGCCGCGAATGATCTCGTTGGATTTGACGGTCTCGGCGAATTTCTCGTAGGCGGCGCCCTGTGGCAGTTCGGGCGGGAACAGCGCGGCCGGCAGCTTGCCGGGCTCCGGCGCCTGACGCGCCGAAAACAGCGACACCAGACCACGCACGCCCTCGACCAGCTGCAGGTCGGTGACCATGTCGCGGATCTTTTCGAGGTTCTCGCGGGCCAGGAGCGTCTTGCCCTCGACCACGACCAGCACGTCGAATTCGGTCGCCGGGAAGCGCTTGGTCACGGCCTCGTATTGCTTGTAGTCCTTGGAATCGGAACGGAACAGCTGGCTCAGCGAGTCGTCGATCTTGATCCGCTCGATGCCGAAGAGAGCAGCCACCATCAACGCGGCGAGAATGATCATGGAGAGGATCGGCGCCTTGACCGCGATCAGGCCCATGCGCTCGATCCCGAAGGCGATGCTCTTGCCCGGCGGCGGCTCCTCGATGGCTTCGACGTGGACGCGACTTTCGGAGTTCTTGTCGAGCATACCCTGTCCAGTTCTCACGTCGGCCTGTTTGTGCAGCTTGGTTTTATGCAGTTTGGTGGCGTGAATGCGGCTTTGCCAGCCCCCATCCGATCGGCGCTAGCCATTGAAATCACGCGGTAAATTAATCGGCGCCGTTTTACAGGGCCGAACCCCGTCCGGCAAGCACGCGCGGCGGGGCAAATCGGCACGAAGGTGACGAAAATGCCCGTTAAGTCTCTGATTTGCCACACCCCATAAGCGCCTTCCCGGGGTGTCCTGTCGGAAATCGCCCACATCGGCTGCAATCAGCGGTGCAACGGTACTGGTCAAATTTTAGGGAGGCGGGATGCCGAGACGTGGCGCTCAATCTGTCCTCTTGTCCGCTTCCGTTCCGGCGTGCAGCGCGGCTCCGAATGCAGCGCCGAACACGCCGTTGTACTGGCTCGCATTGACATTGGAAATGTGCGCGGCGTCGCGGAAATTGGCCTGCCCGTTGCGGACCAGATGGCAATAGCCGTGCTCGCAGACGACGGATAACGGATCCACCGTCACGAGGCGCAGATTGCCTCCGTGCTTGTCGAGCACGCGAGCGATCTCGTTCCGCAAGCCGCTCCTCGTCAGGACGGGACCGGCCTCGACCTTCCATTCGTCGATAGCCCTGCCGGCACGGATCTGGTTTTCGACCCAACGCTGCGGCAGGTCGAAGCCCAAGTGCAGTAGCGGCAGAATCAGGACCACGGTCTTGCCTGCAGAAAGCAGCCTGTCTACGAGCACGGAGATCTCGGTCGCTTCCACCCAGTTACCTCCGAGCACCACGATGCTCGGCTCGGTCCGCCCGAGCACGAAGTCCAGCGTGCTTCGGTTGAACTCCCGGCACGGCCGCTCATCACCGGCGTTCCTTGCCGCATCGTCGATGAACGCCCTGCACCCGTTTTGCGTCGCAATCAGGCCATGTATCCCATGGGCGAGCGCCGCCGAAGAAACAGGGTCGAGATACTGGTTGGCAAACGAATCGCCCCACAGGATTGCTGAAGGCCTGTCTGCGGCCTGCTCGCTGCCGAAGCGGCAATGGGTCTCCGTCGCCTTCTTGGTGGAGTTCGCGTTTCTGAAGCACTCGTCCCGTGGCGTGCTGGTTCTTCTCGCCAGTTCGGCGGGCAATAGATATTCCGGCAGCCTGCCTGGAAAACCCTTGTTGAGAAAAGTCAGCGATACGAACCCCGCCAACAGCGCGAACGAGACGGCGGAGCTCCCAAGCAGCCTGCGCGGCGTCCAGAAATCTCGGCGAATTCTGAAGGGCTGTTCGACATAGCGGTAGGAAATCGCGCCGAGCGCCAGCGAGACGAGTACCATCAACGTCTTCTGCGTGGCGTCCACACCATACCCGCGCACAGATAGCCAGCTCAGGGCAAAGACCCAGACCGGCCAATGCCAAAGATAGATCGAGTAGGACCAGTCGCCCACGCGCTGGATCGCAGACGCCCCCAGCAGGCCGCCTTCGCGGCTCCCCTGTCGCGCTGCAATGATGATGGCCGAGCCCAGAATCGGCAGGATCGTGAGCACGCCGGGCCATCGCGCTTCGGGCAAGGGATAGACGACGCAGCCGGCGACCAGCACCCAGCCTGCGACAGCAACCATCGGCGATTGCAGCCAGGAGGGATCGGCGATTCCTTCGGATCGGCGCCGGATCTCTGCTGCAGCGATCAATCCGCCAGCCAATGGCTCCCAGGCTCTCGCCTGCAGGGAGAAGAAGGACGATCCCGTCGCATCTTGCTGGCTTGCCCACAGACACCACGCCAATGACAGGGCCGCGAAGACCTGTAGCGCAACGACCACCGCATCGATCCCTGACATGGCGCGCAAAGCAAGCCGCCAGACCAGGCCAACGATCAGTGGCATGAAGAAATAGAACTGCCACTCCAGCGACAGCGACCAGGTGTGCAGCAGTGGTTTGGTCTGGGCCGCCATGGCGAAATAGCCGCTGTCGCTCTTGAAGGCGAAGTTCGACAAGAAGGTCAGCGCCGACAGCGCCTGGAGCAAATGCCGTGTATATTCGGCCGGCAAGGTCACGAACCAGCCGGCGATGACGGACGCGATGGTGAGCACCGCAAGCGCAGGATAGATCCTGCGCATGCGCATCATCCAGAAAGTCCATGGCGAAAACCGACCGAGCTTCAGCTCGTTCAAAACCTTCGCCGTCATGAGGTAGCCGGTGATCACCAGGAAGACGTCGACACCGACGAAGCCTCCGGCAAATCCAGGTATCTGGAAGTGAAAGCCGACGACGGCAATTACCGAAAGCGCCCGGAGGGCATTGATATCCAGCCGGAACCCGTCCGGGCTCGCATGCTTGCCTGCCGCGCCTGGCACCGCCCCCGCCTTCCCCATAGCCTGTCTCAGCCCGCTCCCCATGCCGCTTATATCAGGCGGGAGTTGGCTCACAACGGCAGCGCGGCCACAGGTCGAAACGTTTTCGAGTTCAGTCGATCGGCCTGGCGGCGATCAGCGCGGTTCCGCTTTCGTCCTTCAGCGCCACGCCGGTGACCTGGCGTGTGATGCCTTCACGCACCAGCCACGCGATCTTGAAGGCGGCTTCATCGTAGCTCAGGCCCGTGCCGTGGATGTTGGACACGCAATTGCGCTTCTCGTCGGTGAGGCCGATGCGCGGCGCAAAGGTGAGATACGCGCCGAGGCTGTCGGGCGCCGACAGGCCGGGCCGCTCCCCAATCAGCATCACCACCATTCGCGCGCCGAGCACGGCGCCGATCTCGTCGCCCAGCGCCACGCGCGCGCCCGACGCGACCACGACATGGCCCAGCGAGATTCCCGCCTCCGTCAGGCGCGGCGCCAGATGGCGAACCAGTTCGACCGCGTGGACGTTGACGGCCGCCGGCGACAGCCCGTCGCCGATCACGATCACAATCTCGCTCGCGCTGCCGTTTTGCTTTTCCAGCGCGTGCCGTGAATCCGCATCCAGCATGCGTCCGAGATCAGGACGGCGCAGATAGTCGCGCCGGTTCTGCGCCTGGCTGGAAACCTCGCCGACCCGCAGGCCGAGACCGGCCAATCCGGCAGCCAGATGCGGCGCATCGAAAGCGGCATGAACGGCATCGCGCGCACGGGCGTGGTCGAGCGTGAAGGCAAGCAATGCGTCGGTCGGCAGGCTGGCGCCGGCGCGGCCGAGCCCGACACGCGCGGGCGTCAACTCCCGCAGGGCTTCGAGCGGGCGGGACGGCGGCGCTGGCGTTTTCATTGGCTTTTACTCGGCAGGAACCGAGGCCTCGCGCAGCCGGATCGAGTAGTTCGACGCGTTCTGCTGGCCGACTGAGGCGGCACGCGCAAACATGATCAGATGATGTCCGATCATCGCCGGACCGATCAGGCCCTCGATATCGCCGCGGCGGAGCCGGCCCAGAGCGAACTTCCAGAACACTTTTTTGTAGTCGCCGAGCACGCCGACTTTCCAGAAGATGTTCCGGAGCATGATCAGGCCGCGCTTGATATTGGCCCAGCTTTTCTGCTCGGGGCTGACCGGCACCTTGATCCGCCGCGAATAGGTGTAGTCGCATTGATGCTGGTAGCGCTCAAACAGCCTTGCCGGCTCGTAGGCGACTTCCATGCATTTACGCCAGGAATCGACGACCTGATCGTAGGGCAGCAGGAACTCGACATTGGAGTCGCGGCCGTCGTCGTCATTGACGAGCCGGCCTTCCTTCTCCAGCCGGTCCCACAGCGGCGTCTTCGGCAGCGCCTGCAGCAGATTGATCGTGAGCAGCGGAATCTGCGACTCCTCGACGAACTGCAGCAGCGCATCGCCGGTTTCCGGCTTGTCGGTGTCGAGCCCCATGATGATGCCGGAGACGACTTCCATACCGTAGGAATTGATGGTCTGGATGCCTTCGAGGATCGGGACCATCATGTTGTGGTCCTTGTGCATCGCCTTCAGCGCGTCGGGATCGGGCGTCTCGATGCCGCAGAACACGGTGACGAAGAACGCCTCGCGCATCTTCTCCAGAATCTCGGGTCGCTTGGCGATGTTCAGCGTCGCCTCGCAGGCGAGCCGCATCACGTAGCCGGTCCGCTTCTGCCACTCGACCAGATGCGGCAACAGATCCAGCGCCGCCTTGCGGTTGCCGATGAAATTGTCGTCGACGAAATACACCGAGCCGGTGACGCCGCATTCGCGTAATTTGTCGAGTTCGGCGATGATCTGCTCCGGCGTCTTCAGGCGCGGGTTACGGCCGTAAAGACCGGGGATGTCGCAGAATTCACACTGATAGGGACAGCCGCTCGAATACTGGATGCTGCCGAGGAAGTATTTCTTCACCTCCGCCAGTTGGTAGGCCGGGATCGGAAACTCGGTCATCGGCACGCGATCGTTGGTCTTCAGCACCACCTGCTGCCCGGGGCGCGACGGGTCGCGCGCCAGCCGCGCGATCAGCTCATTGGTGGCGTCGCCGAGTTCGCCGACATGCAGATAGTCGAACGAGGGATAGTAATCCGGGCACGCGCTCACCGACGGCCCGCCGATCGCTACCGCAAGATCGAGGGCATGAGCGCGTCGGCAGATGTCGTTCATCTGCTGGCGCTGGATGTGCATGCCGCTGACGAACACCGCCTCGGCCCATTCGAAATCTTCCTTGGTGGCGGGACGAATGTTTTCGTCGATGAAACGGACCGGCCAGTTCTCCGGGAGATAGGCCGCGATCAGCAACAGGCCTTGCGGCGGCATGAATGCCTGCACGCCGTCGGTCAGGGGATAGGCGTACTCGAATGTACCGAAAGAAGACGTATAGCGCGGGAAGACGCACAGGATACGCCGTACCGTTCCGATGCCTTCAGCTCTCATCAGACTTCCTCAGACAAAGCTTTCACAAATCTAAGCACGACATTGAAAGCTGGGCCAGAATTTCTTCAAGATTGTGGCGACCTTCGCACGTGCACCAGTCGGTTCTAACCCGCGCAAGGTCCAATGGTTGCATCAAAACCGGCGGTCGGTGGCCCCTTCAGGCGATCAGCCGCGAAGCAAATTCGGGCAGCAGGCCCGCGTCGCCCGCAAGCCGGAAATTGGTATCGGCAAGGCCGGTGCGCAATAGCCAATCGTCGAACTCTGGCGCCCGCTTCAAGCCGAACAGGTCGCGGATATACAGCGCGTCGTGGAACGAGGTCGACTGATAGTTCAGCATGACGTCGTCGGCGCCCGGCACGCCCATGATGAAGGTGACGCCGGCGGCGGCCAACAGCGTCAGCAAATTGTCCATGTCGTCCTGGTCGGCTTCGGCATGGTTGGTGTAGCAGACATCGACACCAAGCGGCAGGCCGAGCAGCTTGCCGCAAAAATGATCCTCCAGGCCGGCGCGGATGATTTCCTTGCCGTCGTAGAGATATTCCGGACCGATGAAGCCGACGACGCTGTTGACGAGCAGCGGATCGAACGCGCGCGCCACCGCATAGGCCCGCGCTTCGCAGGTCTGCTGATCGACATTGTGATGCGCGTTGGCCGACAGCGCTGAGCCCTGCCCGGTCTCAAAATACATCAGATGATCGCCAACCGTGCCGCGGCGAAGCGACAGCCCCGCCTCACGCGCCTCGCGCAACAACGCGAGATTGACGCCAAAACTACGGTTGGCGGCTTCCGTTCCCGCGATCGACTGGAACACCAGATCGACCGGGGCGCCCTGCCCGATCAATCCGAGCGTCGTGGTCACGTGGGTGAGCACGCAGCTTTGCGTCGGGATCTGCAGCCGCGCGATGATGCCGTCGAGCAGCCGCAGCAGCTCTCCGATCACGGCCGGATCGTCGCTGGCGGGATTGATGCCGATGCAGGCATCGCCCGATCCAAGCAGGATGCCGTCGAGGATCGAAGCGGTAATGCCCCTGGCGTTGTCGAAGGGATGATTGGGCTGCAGCCGCACGCTCATCCGTCCCTTCAGGCCGATCGTGTTGCGGAACGCCGAGGTCACGACGCACTTCTTCGCGACCAGGATCAGATCCTGGTTGCGCATCAGCTTCGAGACGCCGGCGGCCATTTCCGGCGTGATGCCGCGCGAGACCTTCGCCAGCGTTTCGCCGGTTGCGGCATCGGACAACAGCCAGTCACGGAAACCGCCGACGGTCAGCGAGGCGATGGGCGCAAACGCCTGCGCCGCATGGCTATCGAGGATCAACCGGGTGACCTCGTCGTCCTCATAAGGGATCACCGCCTCGTTGAGGAATTGCTTGAGCGGCACGTCCGCGAGCGCCATCCGCGCCGCGATCATTTGTTCCGCGCTTTCGGCCGCGACGCCGGCAAGACGGTCGCCGGACCGCGGTGGCGTCGCCTTGGCGAGCAGTTCGCGCAAGTCGCCGAATACGTAGGAGGTGGCGCCGATGACCTGGCGATGGACCATGCTGACTTTCCCCGCGCGCGGGATCCGCTTCGTTGCCTCGGCTACCCTATCATCACACGGGCGGCAGCACGGAAGAGGTTTTTTCAAGTGCGGCCTGGCCGCTCCCGCCAACCGCCGCCGCCTAGTTCAGCGTCGCGTAGTAGCGACCGAAAAAGCTTAGCTCATAAGCGAACGCGCCGAACACGAACAGCGCATGAAACCTGAGATTACGTGTTGTCGCGGCCACCGCGCATAACAGGATGAATATTCCGATCCGCGGCAGATATTCCAGCCCCAGCGATTGCAAATGGCCATCGCCCTTTATCAAGGTGTCGACCACATCGAGCGCTTCTGTCAGGGCCACAAAGCCAAAGAACCAGCGGCGGCGGGAAAGAAAGTAGTCCTGAAAGCCCTGATATTCGTCGAGATCCTGAGGGAAAAGCAGTGCGCTCAGGAAATAGTACATCGACGCGTAAACGCAGACGAAGATGTACAGGGCAAACGTCCAGTGCTGGACGTAGCTCAGGCGAAACTCCCACCACCAGAACGTCACCACGTTCAGAAGCGCCCAGGCGACCCAGCCCAGATGAACAGACCAGACCGGGGTTCGGCCGGGATGCTGGATCAATGCCGCGACGCCGCTGATCAACCGCGTGACGCTGAGCCCGAGGATAATGGCAATCAATACGCGGACGTGAAGGTAGAGATCGGCGTTGGCCGGCAAGGCAGCACTTTGAACCATCAAGTCCCCGCTCTGAGGCATCATCGAACCAGCGCCGCGCCTTCAACAGGCGTCGCGACGATTCCGGCGATGGCCTTATGGATTGCGCGCCTGCCGCCCCGGGCAGGACGAAATCGACACGTTCCGTCCTCGTGCTCGTTGTCTAGCTTGATTCGATCAACAATTGTCTTGCCAACGCCAACTCCGCTTCAGAAGAGGTTCCCGCTTGCAGGCGGCAGGCAGGCGCGGCCCTCGCGCGCCGGCCGCCAGGACAGCGACCTCCAATTGCACCGGCATATCAGGGCCCGTTACAGTCGCGGGCGGCTGCCGAATCTTCCCGGCGAGGCAACTTGCCACAGCGTTGTAATTGTCTGAAATTACTCGATTATTTTGCTTAGTTGCAATTCATGGAATTTCGCGCGTTAAGACAATCTCCATCAAAATTGAGCACACTTGCCTATGCCGAAGGCAATCGCCGGAAACCATTCCGGCGTGCCGTTACGGCCGAATTGTCCAATCCTTAGTTTGTTTTTGGTGGCGCCATGGCATCCCGGTTTTCGCTCGCAGCCAAATTGTACTCGGTCTTCGCGCTGTTCGCGGTGCTGGTCGCCGCCATCACCGCCTTGTCCGACTACAACACGCGCCAGAATGCCGAACTTACCGAAGCGGTCTCGACCGCCAGCCGTGCCGCGCTCAACGTCGAGCGCATCAATTCGCTGGTCTATGCCGTCGTGATGGAATCGCGCGGCGTCTACATGTCGACTGATCCGGCGGTAGTGAAAAAATACGGCGACGGCTTGCTCAAGTTCAACCAACGCATTCTCGAGGTCGTCAAGAACTGGGAGACGCTGGTGCAGGCAGACGACGCCCAGCAGTTCGCCACCTTCAAGAAGCGCATCGAACAGTTTGTCGACTTCCGCAAGGAGCTCGTTCGCCGCGGTGTCGAGATCAATGCGGCAGCAGGCCGCGAATGGGGCGACAATGACGCCAACCGCGAAGTGCGGACGGCGCTGAACAAGGATCTGGAAGCGCTGTCCAAGGTCTATGCCGAACGCAGCAAGCGACTGGCGCAACAGACCGACACCAACCACACCATGGCCTTTGTGCTGACCTGCCTCGGCGTACTCGCGCTCGTCGTGGTCGTGCTGGGCGTGCTGATCATCGCCCGTTCGATCGCCCGCCCGCTCTCGGTCATCACCGCAACCATCAAGCAGGTCGCCGACGGCGCTGAAGGCGTCGAGGTTCCGCACACCGGCCGCACCG
This portion of the Bradyrhizobium sp. AZCC 2262 genome encodes:
- a CDS encoding efflux RND transporter permease subunit is translated as MLDKNSESRVHVEAIEEPPPGKSIAFGIERMGLIAVKAPILSMIILAALMVAALFGIERIKIDDSLSQLFRSDSKDYKQYEAVTKRFPATEFDVLVVVEGKTLLARENLEKIRDMVTDLQLVEGVRGLVSLFSARQAPEPGKLPAALFPPELPQGAAYEKFAETVKSNEIIRGKLLSEDGTLALIVLSLEPKVVSSNDLGKVVGEIRKIMAEDLAGSGLNAQLSGVPVMQLEIRNAVKRDGLTYNILGILAGCIIAIIFFRKISFMVVAAFPPIIAILLALGGLGWAGFNLNMFLNVMTPLIMVISFSDSMQLTFAARDRLIAGQDKLTAFTNAVLVVGPACVLTHGTAGISFIALQFSDSELIRKFGEAGLAATIIALIAVLSLVPVFGVLFVRNEKIFAVKFQSADAGVQALRNFCYWIAVRMVGRPGLFSLLALVLVAGLGYIYATLEPRYRLADQVPDKRQAVAASSRLDAKLTGANPIDVLIEFPKGASLYAPDTLKTIAEVHAMVEKSAGVGNVWSLETLRRWLAEKAGSNDVATLKEYVSVIPEHLVRRFISADQDAVVVSGRVPDLDSSEILPVIDKLDKALDTVRAEHPGFEIAVTGLSAIAARNSANMISKLNHGLTVEFLLVAIFIGLAFRSVVVMFSCILPGIFPVVASGTVLWILGEGLQFASVVALTVSFGLGLSATIHFLNRLRLESKPGVTPELAVERATVLVGPALILTTVVLACGLVVTVFSDLPSLRLFGWLSAFSMIAALVADLFILRPTSMFLINLSNRIRGASHAKPVE
- a CDS encoding acyltransferase family protein, translating into MGKAGAVPGAAGKHASPDGFRLDINALRALSVIAVVGFHFQIPGFAGGFVGVDVFLVITGYLMTAKVLNELKLGRFSPWTFWMMRMRRIYPALAVLTIASVIAGWFVTLPAEYTRHLLQALSALTFLSNFAFKSDSGYFAMAAQTKPLLHTWSLSLEWQFYFFMPLIVGLVWRLALRAMSGIDAVVVALQVFAALSLAWCLWASQQDATGSSFFSLQARAWEPLAGGLIAAAEIRRRSEGIADPSWLQSPMVAVAGWVLVAGCVVYPLPEARWPGVLTILPILGSAIIIAARQGSREGGLLGASAIQRVGDWSYSIYLWHWPVWVFALSWLSVRGYGVDATQKTLMVLVSLALGAISYRYVEQPFRIRRDFWTPRRLLGSSAVSFALLAGFVSLTFLNKGFPGRLPEYLLPAELARRTSTPRDECFRNANSTKKATETHCRFGSEQAADRPSAILWGDSFANQYLDPVSSAALAHGIHGLIATQNGCRAFIDDAARNAGDERPCREFNRSTLDFVLGRTEPSIVVLGGNWVEATEISVLVDRLLSAGKTVVLILPLLHLGFDLPQRWVENQIRAGRAIDEWKVEAGPVLTRSGLRNEIARVLDKHGGNLRLVTVDPLSVVCEHGYCHLVRNGQANFRDAAHISNVNASQYNGVFGAAFGAALHAGTEADKRTD
- the eutC gene encoding ethanolamine ammonia-lyase subunit EutC: MKTPAPPSRPLEALRELTPARVGLGRAGASLPTDALLAFTLDHARARDAVHAAFDAPHLAAGLAGLGLRVGEVSSQAQNRRDYLRRPDLGRMLDADSRHALEKQNGSASEIVIVIGDGLSPAAVNVHAVELVRHLAPRLTEAGISLGHVVVASGARVALGDEIGAVLGARMVVMLIGERPGLSAPDSLGAYLTFAPRIGLTDEKRNCVSNIHGTGLSYDEAAFKIAWLVREGITRQVTGVALKDESGTALIAARPID
- a CDS encoding B12-binding domain-containing radical SAM protein produces the protein MRAEGIGTVRRILCVFPRYTSSFGTFEYAYPLTDGVQAFMPPQGLLLIAAYLPENWPVRFIDENIRPATKEDFEWAEAVFVSGMHIQRQQMNDICRRAHALDLAVAIGGPSVSACPDYYPSFDYLHVGELGDATNELIARLARDPSRPGQQVVLKTNDRVPMTEFPIPAYQLAEVKKYFLGSIQYSSGCPYQCEFCDIPGLYGRNPRLKTPEQIIAELDKLRECGVTGSVYFVDDNFIGNRKAALDLLPHLVEWQKRTGYVMRLACEATLNIAKRPEILEKMREAFFVTVFCGIETPDPDALKAMHKDHNMMVPILEGIQTINSYGMEVVSGIIMGLDTDKPETGDALLQFVEESQIPLLTINLLQALPKTPLWDRLEKEGRLVNDDDGRDSNVEFLLPYDQVVDSWRKCMEVAYEPARLFERYQHQCDYTYSRRIKVPVSPEQKSWANIKRGLIMLRNIFWKVGVLGDYKKVFWKFALGRLRRGDIEGLIGPAMIGHHLIMFARAASVGQQNASNYSIRLREASVPAE
- a CDS encoding ethanolamine ammonia-lyase subunit EutB — translated: MVHRQVIGATSYVFGDLRELLAKATPPRSGDRLAGVAAESAEQMIAARMALADVPLKQFLNEAVIPYEDDEVTRLILDSHAAQAFAPIASLTVGGFRDWLLSDAATGETLAKVSRGITPEMAAGVSKLMRNQDLILVAKKCVVTSAFRNTIGLKGRMSVRLQPNHPFDNARGITASILDGILLGSGDACIGINPASDDPAVIGELLRLLDGIIARLQIPTQSCVLTHVTTTLGLIGQGAPVDLVFQSIAGTEAANRSFGVNLALLREAREAGLSLRRGTVGDHLMYFETGQGSALSANAHHNVDQQTCEARAYAVARAFDPLLVNSVVGFIGPEYLYDGKEIIRAGLEDHFCGKLLGLPLGVDVCYTNHAEADQDDMDNLLTLLAAAGVTFIMGVPGADDVMLNYQSTSFHDALYIRDLFGLKRAPEFDDWLLRTGLADTNFRLAGDAGLLPEFASRLIA